The Vitis vinifera cultivar Pinot Noir 40024 chromosome 12, ASM3070453v1 genome has a segment encoding these proteins:
- the LOC100252338 gene encoding phosphatidylglycerophosphate phosphatase 1, chloroplastic/mitochondrial isoform X1: MQSCSCAPWHICKFPIPNQFHNHRYLCPRLYHRNLPSWPCKHQTHLTKICALTLHPTNSCRKEQEIKRNKSNSQPSHTPSQTNIFLHELYSSTENFNQSKTTQDPEERKINSSRVIFTNMWWADLKAALGQRFNFEGIICSAVVLAKDRHLALPHVAVPDIRYIDWAELHRRGFKGVVFDKDNTLTKPYSLTLWEPIGSSLQQCKSVFGHDIGVFSNSAGLYEYDPDGSKARVLEGAIGIEVIRHRVKKPAGTAEEIEKHFGCASSLLIMVGDRPFTDIVFGNRNGFLTILTEPLSLAEEPFLVKQVRKLEAFVVNRCYKRGLKPTNHSLLPDAQECVKNPPPL, encoded by the exons ATGCAGTCCTGCTCTTGTGCTCCATGGCACATTTGCAAATTCCCCATCCCTAACCAATTTCACAATCATCGTTACCTATGTCCTCGTCTTTATCATCGTAATCTACCTTCCTGGCCTTGCAAGCACCAAACCCACCTCACAAAGATCTGCGCCCTCACTCTCCATCCCACAAACAGTTGCAGGAaagaacaagaaataaaaagaaacaagagCAATTCACAACCCAGTCACACCCCCAGCCAGACCAATATTTTCTTACATGAATTGTACTCTTCTACTGAAAATTTCAACCAAAGCAAGACGACCCAGGACCCTGAAGAGAGGAAAATCAACAGCAGTCGGGTCATTTTCACAAACATGTGGTGGGCGGATTTGAAAGCAGCATTGGGCCAAAGGTTCAATTTTGAGGGAATCATTTGCTCGGCGGTCGTGCTCGCCAAAGACCGCCATTTAGCACTGCCACACGTTGCCGTCCCTGATATTAGGTACATTGATTGGGCTGAGTTGCATAGAAGGGGTTTCAAGGGTGTGGTGTTTGACAAGGACAACACCCTTACTAAACCTTACTCTCTAACACTTTGGGAACCTATTGGGTCTTCTCTGCAACAGTGCAAATCGGTGTTCGGACACGATATTGGCGTATTCAGTAACTCGGCTG GGCTATACGAGTATGACCCAGATGGATCAAAAGCCAGGGTGCTCGAGGGGGCCATTGGAATTGAAGTAATAAGGCATA GGGTGAAGAAGCCTGCTGGAACAGCTGAAGAGATTGAGAAACATTTTGGTTGTGCATCCTCTTTGCTTATCATG GTGGGTGATCGGCCATTCACTGACATTGTTTTTGGGAACCGAAATGGTTTTCTCACCATTTTAACAGAACCATTGAGTCTTGCGGAGGAGCCTTTTCTTGTTAAGCAG GTAAGGAAACTGGAAGCTTTTGTTGTGAACCGGTGTTATAAGAGAGGGTTGAAGCCAACCAATCACAGTCTACTGCCAGATGCACAGGAGTGTGTGAAAAATCCACCACCTCTTTAA
- the LOC100252338 gene encoding phosphatidylglycerophosphate phosphatase 1, chloroplastic/mitochondrial isoform X2 has protein sequence MQSCSCAPWHICKFPIPNQFHNHRYLCPRLYHRNLPSWPCKHQTHLTKICALTLHPTNSCRKEQEIKRNKSNSQPSHTPSQTNIFLHELYSSTENFNQSKTTQDPEERKINSSRVIFTNMWWADLKAALGQRFNFEGIICSAVVLAKDRHLALPHVAVPDIRYIDWAELHRRGFKGVVFDKDNTLTKPYSLTLWEPIGSSLQQCKSVFGHDIGVFSNSAGLYEYDPDGSKARVLEGAIGIEVIRHRVKKPAGTAEEIEKHFGCASSLLIMVGDRPFTDIVFGNRNGFLTILTEPLSLAEEPFLVKQAFFRCVMGQSGSKHDEAEDKKREAKGTCLRG, from the exons ATGCAGTCCTGCTCTTGTGCTCCATGGCACATTTGCAAATTCCCCATCCCTAACCAATTTCACAATCATCGTTACCTATGTCCTCGTCTTTATCATCGTAATCTACCTTCCTGGCCTTGCAAGCACCAAACCCACCTCACAAAGATCTGCGCCCTCACTCTCCATCCCACAAACAGTTGCAGGAaagaacaagaaataaaaagaaacaagagCAATTCACAACCCAGTCACACCCCCAGCCAGACCAATATTTTCTTACATGAATTGTACTCTTCTACTGAAAATTTCAACCAAAGCAAGACGACCCAGGACCCTGAAGAGAGGAAAATCAACAGCAGTCGGGTCATTTTCACAAACATGTGGTGGGCGGATTTGAAAGCAGCATTGGGCCAAAGGTTCAATTTTGAGGGAATCATTTGCTCGGCGGTCGTGCTCGCCAAAGACCGCCATTTAGCACTGCCACACGTTGCCGTCCCTGATATTAGGTACATTGATTGGGCTGAGTTGCATAGAAGGGGTTTCAAGGGTGTGGTGTTTGACAAGGACAACACCCTTACTAAACCTTACTCTCTAACACTTTGGGAACCTATTGGGTCTTCTCTGCAACAGTGCAAATCGGTGTTCGGACACGATATTGGCGTATTCAGTAACTCGGCTG GGCTATACGAGTATGACCCAGATGGATCAAAAGCCAGGGTGCTCGAGGGGGCCATTGGAATTGAAGTAATAAGGCATA GGGTGAAGAAGCCTGCTGGAACAGCTGAAGAGATTGAGAAACATTTTGGTTGTGCATCCTCTTTGCTTATCATG GTGGGTGATCGGCCATTCACTGACATTGTTTTTGGGAACCGAAATGGTTTTCTCACCATTTTAACAGAACCATTGAGTCTTGCGGAGGAGCCTTTTCTTGTTAAGCAG GCGTTCTTTAGGTGTGTTATGGGGCAAAGTGGTTCAAAACATGATGAAGCAGAGGACAAAAAAAGGGAAGCCAAAGGTACATGCCTTAGGGGTTGA
- the LOC100264299 gene encoding uncharacterized protein LOC100264299 encodes MASPPAVAAETIEKATTALLKWQASKSNGQKPQLLNQDEDRFIYLILTLKKIPPKGRTNPHKIPLPHPLHTPPNSELCLIVDDRPNSHLTSQAAKTKVKSENIPVSKVLSLSKLKSNFRPFEAKRKLCDSYDFFLADKRIVPLLPKLLGKHFFKKRKIPVAVDLGHKNWKEQIDRACGSALLYLRTGTCSVVRVGKLSMEKEQIVENVVAAIDGVVELVPKKLAGVRSLHLKLLESLALPVYQAVPDMRLKIEGVLEKESEEVKEEEESGRVEKGEKKKVGKKGRIHEVRYMDGDVGGLLEEDELDGDGDEDDDEGDKSADDELGGGEIVGKKRKKEKTKKEQALSDLNGEKPLKKSKKVKKEDEEKQKKKKDRLNVKSGEKSGGNKKKDRVNK; translated from the coding sequence atGGCTTCTCCGCCAGCAGTAGCAGCAGAGACGATCGAGAAAGCCACAACAGCGCTTCTCAAGTGGCAAGCTTCGAAATCAAATGGCCAAAAGCCCCAACTCCTGAATCAAGACGAAGATCGATTCATCTACCTCATCCTCACCCTCAAGAAAATACCACCAAAAGGCCGCACAAACCCCCACAAAATCCCACTTCCGCATCCACTTCACACCCCCCCAAATTCCGAGCTGTGCCTCATCGTCGACGACAGACCAAACTCCCATCTCACCTCCCAAGCAGCAAAAACCAAAGTGAAATCTGAAAACATACCTGTTTCGAAGGTTCTGAGTCTCTCCAAGCTTAAGTCCAACTTCAGGCCTTTTGAGGCCAAGCGGAAGCTCTGTGATTCCTATGATTTCTTTTTGGCGGATAAACGGATTGTGCCTTTGCTCCCCAAGCTGTTGGGGAAGCATTTTTTCAAGAAGAGAAAGATTCCGGTGGCGGTGGATTTGGGTCACAAGAACTGGAAGGAGCAGATTGACAGGGCTTGCGGGTCGGCTTTGTTATATTTGAGGACCGGGACTTGTAGTGTAGTGAGGGTGGGGAAGCTGTCTATGGAGAAGGAGCAAATTGTGGAGAATGTGGTTGCCGCCATTGATGGGGTTGTTGAGTTGGTGCCAAAGAAGTTGGCTGGGGTTCGGTCGCTGCATTTGAAGTTGTTGGAGTCTCTGGCTTTGCCTGTTTATCAGGCGGTGCCAGATAtgagattgaaaattgaagGAGTTTTGGAGAAGGAGAGCGAGGAGGTGAAGGAGGAAGAGGAGAGtgggagagttgagaaaggagaaaagaagaaggTGGGAAAGAAAGGGAGGATTCATGAGGTTCGCTACATGGATGGTGATGTTGGTGGACTGTTGGAAGAGGATGAGTTGGACGGTGATGGGgacgaagatgatgatgagGGTGACAAGAGTGCAGATGATGAGTTGGGTGGTGGTGAAATTGTCGgtaagaagagaaagaaagaaaaaaccaagaaagaacAGGCCCTTAGCGATTTAAATGGTGAGAAACCATTGAAGAAATCAAAAAAGGTGAAGAAGGAAGATGaggagaaacaaaagaaaaagaaagataggTTGAATGTGAAATCTGGAGAAAAATCTGGTGGAAATAAGAAGAAGGATAGAGTTAATAAGTAA